In the genome of Triticum urartu cultivar G1812 chromosome 5, Tu2.1, whole genome shotgun sequence, one region contains:
- the LOC125555508 gene encoding copper-transporting ATPase PAA1, chloroplastic-like — MEPAAITSAAPPALAATRLLVIPPPRGGFASISLPTSIGGGGGRGGGRSAGGGGGGGGGGGDSGAGAAAAMVLVEAGTIDGDAIVLHVGGMSCGGCAAKVKRILESQPEVASATIDLAKATAVVRTTPEAMMTKDWHKELGEKLANHLRNCGFQSHMLDETEQS; from the exons ATGGAGCCTGCCGCAATCACATCAGCAGCGCCGCCGGCCTTGGCGGCCACGCGGCTCCTCGTCATCCCGCCTCCCCGCGGCGGCTTCGCGTCCATCTCCCTCCCCACCTCCATCGGTGGAGGCGGGGGCAGGGGCGGAGGTCGCTCcgctggaggaggcggcggcggaggaggaggaggaggagactcTGGTGCCGGCGCTGCAGCGGCGATGGTGCTCGTCGAGGCCGGGACGATTGACGGCGACGCCATCGTGCTCCACGTCGgg GGTATGTCGTGCGGCGGATGCGCCGCCAAAGTGAAGCGGATTCTCGAGAGCCAG CCTGAGGTTGCTTCTGCCACGATCGACTTGGCCAAGGCGACCGCGGTGGTGCGGACGACACCagaagccatgatgaccaaggacTGGCACAAGGAACTTGGGGAGAAGCTTGCAAATCACCTAAGAAATTGTGGATTTCAGTCTCATATGCTTG ATGAAACCGAACAAAGCTGA